The Streptomyces sp. NBC_00659 genomic interval CGCGGTGAGCCGCGCCTCGTCGGGCCGGTCGGCGCCGCCGAGGCCCAGGGAGACGCCGTGCGGCACCACCGTGATCCCCCGCTCGCGCAGCCGCAGCAGCGACTCGGGGAGATGACCGGGGCACACGTTCTCCGCCACGGCCTCGACCCAGTCGATGCCGGCCATGTTCTCCACGGCCTCGGCGATCTCCGGCCTCCACCCGATGCCCGTACCCAGCCGCCCCGGCTCCCTCATGTCCCCTCCTCCGTCGCGGCCTCGGCCGCGCCCCGCCCCTACGTCGCTCCCCACGACGGCCGGTGCACCGGCGTGACCAGGTCATGGCCCCGGGGGCCGGGACCGAACCCCCCGGGGCGGACGTTCAGAGCAACATTTGAGGTTTCGCGGTTTCGTGCCCGGCGTCTCCGGGGTCACGCGGATGCGCGGCGAACGACCGCCCCGCGGGGGGCACGACCGGCGGCGGTCCCTGCCGATCGGTCATTTCGGGCCACAACGGTGAACGAGGGGGTGTCAATTGGCCTGAAAGCCCTCCAGCGTCCTTCGTTCGGGGGCTGGTAACGCCAACTTCCGTTTCCCTAAGATGTATTGCCGGTGGGGCCGGTCAGGCCGGCCGACACTGATCTGGGGGAACGATGCAGCCTGGCGAGCAGCTGACCACGTCGATCGATGCCACGGTGCCCACGGCCGCGCGCATGTACGACCACTACCTCGGCGGCAAGGACAACTACGCCGCCGACCGGGCGGCCTGCGAAGAGCTGGACAAGGTCGTGCCCAGCACGCGCGCGCTCGCTCTGAACAACCGGCGCTTCCTCCAGCGGGTGGTCCGGACGCTGGCGGACGGCTACGGGATCAGGCAGTTCCTCGATCACGGATCCGGCCTGCCCACCCAGAACAACGTGCACCAGGTCGCCCAGACGGTCGACGAGACCTCCCGGGTGGTCTACGTCGACAGCGATCCGATGGTGCTGGTGCACGGCCGGGCCCTGCTGGACCAGAACGAGCGGACCGCCGTCATACACGCCGACCTGCGGCAGACGGAGGAGATCTTCTCCCACCCCGACACCCGGCGGCTGATCGATCTCTCGCAGCCGGTGGCCGTGCTGTTCAACTCGGTGTTCCACTGCATCCCGGACAGCGAGACCGACGGGCCGCTCCCCGTGATCCGCCGCGTCGCCGAACGGCTGGCGCCCGGCAGCTTCATGGTGATGTGCCAACTGGTCAGCGAGGACGCCGAGGTCCGCGACTTCGTCACCGGGTTCATGGACACCGCGACGCAGGGGCACTGGGGCCGGGTCCGCCAGGAGAAGGACGTGGAGCAGTTCTTCGACGGCATGGACATCCTCGAACCCGGACTGGTCGAGGTATCGACCTGGCGCCCGGACACCGACGTCGTGCCGCGCCAGCTCACGCAGGAGTGGATCGAGTTCGGCGGGGTCGGCCGGATCCGCTAGTTCCGGTCCACTTCCGGCCTCCCGGCGCCTGCGGCGGGACCCGCTCGCGGGTGCGCGGCGGGATCTGCCCGACGGGAGCTGTCTGGCGGGGCCTGCCGGCAACGGTCCGGGCCCGGCGTGACGGCCCGTCAGTGCGAGGCGTTGTACCGCTGTTCCACCGTGCTGCGCAGCAATGCCAGGGACGCGCGCGGGCTGAGAGCCTCGTCGGCGAGCCGGTCCAGGACCACCCGGTACTCCTCCGTCTCGTCGCGGTCCTCCAGGAAGTTGGCGCTCCTGATGTGCTCCAGATAGACGATGTCGGGCAGTTCGACGCCACCGAAGCGCAGATAGGTGACGGGGATCGCCGGAGCCGAGGCGTTGGTGACGTCCAACGGCACGATCTGCACGACCACATGGGGGCGCTGGGCCATCTCGATGAGGTGCTCCAGCTGCGCGCGCATCACCTCACGGCTGCCCAGAACGCGCAGCAGTACGGACTCGTCGACGACGGCCCACAGCTGAGGGGCGTCCACCCGGTTCAGCAGCTCCCGCCGGCGCATGCGCAACTCCACCCGGCGCTGCACCTCGGCGGCGGGCGCCGTCGGGAGCCCGCGCTCCACCACGGCCCGTGTGTAGTCCGGGGTCTGCAACAGGCCCGGAACGTACTGGATCTCGAAGGTGCGGATGGTGGTGGCCGCCTCCTGGAGTCCGACCAGCCGGTCGAACCACTCGGGCATCAGCCGCTTGTCGTAGCGCTGCCACCACCCCGGCTCGCCCGCGCGCTTGAGCAGTCTGAGCAGGACCGACACCTGGTAGTCCTCGGTCCCGTACAGGTCGAGCAGCGCGCGGACGTCGCCCTCCGTCGGCGGCCGACGGCCCTTGCCCGCCTCTATGCGCGACAGCTTCGCCGCGCTGAACCCCAGGGAACGCGCGGCCTGTTCCTGGGACAGCCCCGCGTCCTCGCGGGCGCCGGCCAGCTGAACGCCGACCAGCATCTTCAGCAGAGTGGGGGCGGGCTCCTCCCGGCTCAGATACGGTTCGAGGCGGGAGACGCGGCGTGACTCGACGGACATCCTGACTCCCAGTCGAACGGCAGAAGACAGCCAAAATTATCGCACTGCCCCGGACTCTGCCGCAGGGGGAGACAGAAGTGGACAACCATCGTTCCGTTTCAACGGAGTTCGGAGCATCGGACGCCTGGATCAGAGCAGGTGGTCGAACTCCCCGTCCTTCGCGCCGGCCAGGAACGCGGCCACTTCCGCGGGGGTGTAGACGAGGGCGGGACCGTCGGGGTCGCGGGAGTTGCGTACCGCGATACCTCTGTCGCCGAGGTCGGCCACCTCGACGCAGTTGCCTTCGGCATTGCTGTGCCTGCTCTTGATCCAGGAGGCGCCCAGCGAGCTCGCCCGCACTCCGTTCGGCACTGATGGCACCAACGCACTCTCCTTGCTGACGTTCCACCAGGTGTGTGTTTGTCCGGCCGCCCGGTCGAGGGCTCCGGCCGGACCTCACGTGGCCCAAAACTCTCTCCGGCTTCATGCAATTTCTCGTGCAATTGCACGAAGACGCTGACAGCGTGGATAATAGCCGTGGCGTCAACCTCGTTACCAGGGGCGTGTAGTGACGTCGGCTCAGCCGCTCCCCCGGGGAGCGTGATCGTCCGGGACGGGCCCTCGGCCCGCCCGCGCACCTGTCACTGTCCGACGCCTTCGGAGGGAGCGGAAATGGCAACACCACTCGGGAATTTGGAACGCGTGCCGTGGGACGAGATCAAGGACTCCAAGGGGTCGGCGGAAGCCATCCCCTTCCTCCTCGACACCGTCGCCTGGGGGGATGCGGCAACGGCCAGGGCGGCACTCCAGGACCTGAGGGAACGAATCTGCCAGTTCGGATTCGTCGTGGAGCAGGCGACGGCCGCCACCGTCCCCTTCCTCTGGGAGCTCGCCGAACTTCCCCAGGTCACCTGCCGCGTTCAGATAATCCAGCTCCTGAAGGACATCGCGGACGCACGGCAGTGGGAACGCACGGCCGCCGCCTACCCCAAACTCCTCAACCGCCGGGAGAACTGGGTGGGATGGGAGCGCGAAGCCCGCCAGGCCGTGCGCGCCCACAGAGGCACCCTCCAGCACCTGCTCGCCGAGCCGGACACCGAACTCGTCCGCGTCACGGCGGAACTCGCCACCACGCTGGCGAAGTAGGGGCCGCCGTCAGACCGCCGCATCCGGAACGCTTTTCGGCAGGGTGCCGACGCGGTCGTGTCCCTCGACGGCGACCGTCAGTCCGGGAGCGATCTCCGTGAACCCCGCGTCACGGACCAACGGCAGCTCGGAAGCGCTGAGTTCACTCCAGCGGGCCGGGTCGGCCGTGCGCACCGAGAGGGCGAAGCCCGCCTCGCGCCAGGCGATCCGCTCCTTCTCCGACAGTTCCCACCAGGCCAGCTGGGCGCCATGGCCCGTCTGCGCCATCGTCTTGCCGGCCGACATGTCGAGTTCCGGGTTCAGCCACAGCACGGGCGCCGCCGGATCGGCCGGTGCCGGGGGCTCCGGATCGTCGAGATCCGTGCCGGACACCTGGAGCCGTGCCAGGTCCTTGGGCCAGCCGTCCAGCGGTACCGGCGGGAAAACCCGTACCTCCGCGGACCGCCCGGTCACGGTGATGCCGGGCAGAGTCTCGGCCCGCCGCCACTCGGCTCCGCGCGCCCGCCGCACGACCTTGCGGATCCGGGCGTCCTGCCAGTCCCGCATCGCCTCCGCCCAGATACCGTCCCCGAGCGACCGCTCGTCGCTCAGGATGGTCAGCACGGCCCGGGCGGCGGTCTCCAGCGCGTCGGTGCGCGCCGGGGGAGCGGCCTTCTCGATGTGCACGACCAGCGGCAGCACGAACTGCCGTGCCTCGTCGCGCACGGTGGGCTCGTCACGGAACGGGCTGTCGTCGGCGGGGGTGGGGTCGTCGCTGCTCACGCCCCCAGTCTGCCAGGCGGAAGATCCGTTCCGGACGGACGGTCCGGTTCCGGAGCCGCCCGTCCGGCCGGTGCCGACGCCGGTCAGCCCGAACACGCGGTGCGCTGTGCCTCCTGCCAGGCGCAGACGGGGCACAGCGTGATCCCCCTGTACGACTCCGGATACTCGGTCGGTTCACGGCACAGCACGCACTCCGCGTACGGCGGCCCGGCCTGTTCCGCCGCCGGGTCGAGGGCGTCGCGGGAGTCCATGCCCGGCCGCCCGTTTCCGCCGGTCGCGCAGTGGTCGTCGCTCATGCCTCCACCTTACGAGGAGGCGCACCGAGGTCCCCGGCCGTTTCAGCCGGTCCGGTAGGTCCGGGTCGGTCCGCCGGGCCGGCGGGCGCGCGTTCAACCGGCCCCGAACTCGTCCGGATTCCCCGAATCCTTGGGGCCCTCCGGCTTCACGGGCACCCTGGGCTCGCCCAGGATCCCGAACGTGTCCGGGATACCGAGTCCGTCCGTGTCCGCGAACGCCTCCGGAAGGCCGAGAGCCTCCGGCACTCCGTTGATCCGCTCCGGCGGGGCGGGAGGCTCGACGGGCTCGACCGCCGGCCGCCGCTCCCGCTGCGACTCCGTCACCACCGGCGGCTGTCCCGACTGGGCCCGTTCCAGGAAGCGCAGCAGTTCGACCGGGAAGGGCAGGACGAGGGTGGAGTTCTTCTCGGCCGCGACGGCCACCACCGTCTGGAGCAGCCGCAGTTGGAGCGCGGCCGGCTGTTCCGACATCACCTCGGCGGCCTGCGCCAGCTTCTTGGACGCCTGAAGTTCCGCGTCCGCGTTGATGATCCGGGCCCTGCGCTCGCGGTCGGCCTCGGCCTGGCGGGCCATGGACCGTTTCATCGTCTCGGGCAGCGACACGTCCTTGATCTCGACCCGGTCGATCTGCACGCCCCAGCCGATCGCCGGGCTGTCGATCATCAACTCCAGCCCCTGGTTGAGCTTTTCGCGGTTGGAGAGCAGATCGTCCAGGTCGCTCTTGCCGATGATCGACCGGAGGGAGGTCTGCGCCATCTGCGAGACCGCGAAACGGTAGTCCTCGACCTGGACGATCGCGTTCGCCGCGTCCACCACCCGGAAGTAGACGACCGCGTCCACGCGGACCGTGACGTTGTCCCGGGTGATGCCCTCCTGCGCCGGGATGGGCAGGGTCACGATCTGCATGTTGACCTTGCGCAGCCGGTCCACGAACGGCACGACCATGGTGAAGCCGGGGGAGCGGACCTCTCCCGCGAGCCGCCCGAGGCGGAAGACGACCCCGCGTTCGTACTGCTTGACGACCCGGGCGCCGGCCGCGACGTAGATCACCGAGGCGGAACAGGCCGCCGTGATCGCCACGATGAGTTCCTGGACCATGACGACCCCCTTCCGAGCCGCCCGACAAGTCTGGCCATTCCACTCTACGTCGCGGGGGCACGGTTGTTGCCGGGTCGGCGGGGAGGGGCTCCTGGTGCCCCGCCCCGCGTCCCGCGGCATGATCCGAACGGCAGACCCTAGGCTCCCGGGTGCTCCACGAGCCCCTTCGCGTCGCGGGCGAGCGCGGTCAGCCGGGAGATCGCGCGGAAGTACTTCTTGCGGTAGCCGCCGTTCAGCATCTCCTCGCTGAACAGACGGTCGAAGGGCATTCCGGAGGCGAGGACCGGTACCTCGCGGTCGTACAGCCGGTCGGCGAGCACGACGAGCCGCAGCGCCGTCGACTGGTCCGGGACGGGCTGGACGTCGGTGAGGCAGACCGCCTTGATCCCGTCCGTCAGGGCGCCGTACCGGCTGGGGTGGACGCGGGCGAGATGGCCGAGCAGATGCGGGAAGTCGTCGAGGGACGCGCCGTCGGTGGCGTACGCGGCCTTGGTGACCTGCTCCTCGGAGAACGGGGACGGCGCCTCGGGCAGCCCGCGGTGGCGGTAGTCCTCGCCGTCGATGCGCAGCGAGCGGAAACGCGCGGACAGGCCCTGGATCTCCCGCAGGAAGTCGGCGGAGGCGAACCGGCCCTCGCCGAGCTTCCCCGGAAGCGTGTTCGAGGTGGCGGCGAGCGCCACGCCCGCGTCGACCAGCTTGCCGAGCAGGGTGGAGACGAGGACGGTGTCGCCCGGGTCGTCGAGTTCGAACTCGTCGATGCACAGGAGGCGGTGCCCGGAGAGGGTCTGCACGGTCTTCTGGAAGCCGAGCGCGCCGACCAGGTTGGTCAGCTCGACGAAGGTGCCGAACGCCTTGAGCGCGGGCTCCGCCGGGGTCGCGTGCCACAGCGAGGCCAGGAGGTGGGTCTTGCCGACGCCGTAACCGCCGTCCAGGTAGACACCCCGGGGACCGGCCGGCGTCTTCGGGGCCTTGCCGCGGCCGAACAGCCTCCGCTTGGGCGTACCCACGGCGTGCGCCCCGCCGAGACCCCCGGCGAAGGTTTCGAGGATGCCTACGGCCTCGATCTGGCTCGGCTGGTTCGGGTCCGGGATGTACGTGGCGAAGCGCACCGAGTCGAAGCGCGGCGGCGGCACCATCTCGGCGACGAGCCGGTCGGCGGGGACGTGCGGCTCGCGGGCGCACAGGGACAGCGGGGCCGCTTCGGCTATCGGGTCGATCGCGGAGGCGGTGGAGGTGGACGACACGGTTCCCCACTCTATGCGCCGTGCCAGACTGCACGTCATGCGACGCCTGTTCCCTGTGACCCATGAAACAGCAGCCGAGGCCTCTGCCGAGGCCTCGGGGGCGGATGTGACGGAACGCGAGTGGGAGCTCGGGGAGCTGGCGGAGGCGTACGCCTATCCCGAGGTCCGGTGGCCCTGGCTCCGGGCCAACATGGTCTCCACGCTCGACGGCGCCGCCCAGCACGACGGGCGCTCGCAGCCCATCTCGAACGCCACCGACATGAGGATCTTCGGTGTGCTCCGGGGGCTCGCGGACGTCGTGGTCGTCGGAGCCGAGACGGTGCGGCAGGAGGGCTACCGGCCGGCCCGCGCGCGTGAGGCCTTCGCGGCGCTGCGGGAGGCCGCCGGGCAGGGCCCCGCTCCCGCGATCGCGGTGGTCACGGCGAGCCTCGACCTGGACTTCTCGCTGCCGCTGTTCACCTCGCCCCTGGTGCCCACGCTGGTGCTGACCGGTGCCGCGGCGGCCCCGGACCGGGTCGCCGAGGCCGAGCGGGCGGGTGCGCGGGTGGTGATCGCCGGGGACGGCGTGGGGATCGATCCCGCGCGTGCCGTACGGGCCCTGGGCGACCTCGGGCACACCAGGCTGCTGACCGAGGGCGGGCCGAGGCTGCTGGGCCAGCTGATCGCGGCCGGTGTCCTGGACGAGATGTGCCTGACGCTGGCCCCGATGCTCGCCGCGGGTGACGCCCAGCGGATCGCGGGAGGGCCTTCGGTGCCGGTTCCCCAGCAGTTCGGACTGGTGTCCCTGCTGGAAGAGGCCGGGTTCCTGTACAGCCGGTACGGTCGGTCCGGCCGACAGTCGGAATAGTAGATTCCGTTTCTCTTCCGACGGGCACACTAATTCGCGCAGTACCCGTGCTGTCACGGGGCAGGATGGTTTCCGCAGGGGGCCGGGACGGCCCACGGACGAGAAGGGCGCCTGTCGTGTTCACGAGCGTATTGATGATCGAGAAGGCCCTGACGTCCGCCGACGTGGAGTTCGTCACCACCTTGCACGGTGACGAGACAGTCGCCTTCCACGTGCTCCTCCAGCCCCGGGGCGACCAGGCGGACCGGCTGCTGCGGGCCATCGACGACGTCGCGATGGGCGAGCTCGACGAGGCGACCCGCGAGGGCGAGACGCCGGAGGGCGAGGAGGCCGCGAGTCAGGGCGAACGGGCACTGGAGGTGTCGCTGGTGGCGCTGCGCGGTTCCGGCAGCACGGCCGAGGGCCGGCTCATCGAGGACCACCCCCTCGACGCGCTGAAGACCTTGGTCGACGAGGTGGAGGCCGACGAGGTCATCGTGCTGAC includes:
- a CDS encoding SAM-dependent methyltransferase, producing the protein MQPGEQLTTSIDATVPTAARMYDHYLGGKDNYAADRAACEELDKVVPSTRALALNNRRFLQRVVRTLADGYGIRQFLDHGSGLPTQNNVHQVAQTVDETSRVVYVDSDPMVLVHGRALLDQNERTAVIHADLRQTEEIFSHPDTRRLIDLSQPVAVLFNSVFHCIPDSETDGPLPVIRRVAERLAPGSFMVMCQLVSEDAEVRDFVTGFMDTATQGHWGRVRQEKDVEQFFDGMDILEPGLVEVSTWRPDTDVVPRQLTQEWIEFGGVGRIR
- a CDS encoding helix-turn-helix domain-containing protein, which gives rise to MSVESRRVSRLEPYLSREEPAPTLLKMLVGVQLAGAREDAGLSQEQAARSLGFSAAKLSRIEAGKGRRPPTEGDVRALLDLYGTEDYQVSVLLRLLKRAGEPGWWQRYDKRLMPEWFDRLVGLQEAATTIRTFEIQYVPGLLQTPDYTRAVVERGLPTAPAAEVQRRVELRMRRRELLNRVDAPQLWAVVDESVLLRVLGSREVMRAQLEHLIEMAQRPHVVVQIVPLDVTNASAPAIPVTYLRFGGVELPDIVYLEHIRSANFLEDRDETEEYRVVLDRLADEALSPRASLALLRSTVEQRYNASH
- a CDS encoding DUF397 domain-containing protein, with the protein product MPSVPNGVRASSLGASWIKSRHSNAEGNCVEVADLGDRGIAVRNSRDPDGPALVYTPAEVAAFLAGAKDGEFDHLL
- a CDS encoding peptidyl-tRNA hydrolase gives rise to the protein MSSDDPTPADDSPFRDEPTVRDEARQFVLPLVVHIEKAAPPARTDALETAARAVLTILSDERSLGDGIWAEAMRDWQDARIRKVVRRARGAEWRRAETLPGITVTGRSAEVRVFPPVPLDGWPKDLARLQVSGTDLDDPEPPAPADPAAPVLWLNPELDMSAGKTMAQTGHGAQLAWWELSEKERIAWREAGFALSVRTADPARWSELSASELPLVRDAGFTEIAPGLTVAVEGHDRVGTLPKSVPDAAV
- a CDS encoding slipin family protein, whose translation is MVQELIVAITAACSASVIYVAAGARVVKQYERGVVFRLGRLAGEVRSPGFTMVVPFVDRLRKVNMQIVTLPIPAQEGITRDNVTVRVDAVVYFRVVDAANAIVQVEDYRFAVSQMAQTSLRSIIGKSDLDDLLSNREKLNQGLELMIDSPAIGWGVQIDRVEIKDVSLPETMKRSMARQAEADRERRARIINADAELQASKKLAQAAEVMSEQPAALQLRLLQTVVAVAAEKNSTLVLPFPVELLRFLERAQSGQPPVVTESQRERRPAVEPVEPPAPPERINGVPEALGLPEAFADTDGLGIPDTFGILGEPRVPVKPEGPKDSGNPDEFGAG
- the zapE gene encoding cell division protein ZapE, which encodes MTCSLARRIEWGTVSSTSTASAIDPIAEAAPLSLCAREPHVPADRLVAEMVPPPRFDSVRFATYIPDPNQPSQIEAVGILETFAGGLGGAHAVGTPKRRLFGRGKAPKTPAGPRGVYLDGGYGVGKTHLLASLWHATPAEPALKAFGTFVELTNLVGALGFQKTVQTLSGHRLLCIDEFELDDPGDTVLVSTLLGKLVDAGVALAATSNTLPGKLGEGRFASADFLREIQGLSARFRSLRIDGEDYRHRGLPEAPSPFSEEQVTKAAYATDGASLDDFPHLLGHLARVHPSRYGALTDGIKAVCLTDVQPVPDQSTALRLVVLADRLYDREVPVLASGMPFDRLFSEEMLNGGYRKKYFRAISRLTALARDAKGLVEHPGA
- a CDS encoding pyrimidine reductase family protein, translated to MRRLFPVTHETAAEASAEASGADVTEREWELGELAEAYAYPEVRWPWLRANMVSTLDGAAQHDGRSQPISNATDMRIFGVLRGLADVVVVGAETVRQEGYRPARAREAFAALREAAGQGPAPAIAVVTASLDLDFSLPLFTSPLVPTLVLTGAAAAPDRVAEAERAGARVVIAGDGVGIDPARAVRALGDLGHTRLLTEGGPRLLGQLIAAGVLDEMCLTLAPMLAAGDAQRIAGGPSVPVPQQFGLVSLLEEAGFLYSRYGRSGRQSE
- a CDS encoding indole-3-glycerol phosphate synthase; the protein is MFTSVLMIEKALTSADVEFVTTLHGDETVAFHVLLQPRGDQADRLLRAIDDVAMGELDEATREGETPEGEEAASQGERALEVSLVALRGSGSTAEGRLIEDHPLDALKTLVDEVEADEVIVLTDPHYVEEFFHRDWASRARHKVGVPVLKLFSHSKA